A genomic segment from Scomber japonicus isolate fScoJap1 chromosome 11, fScoJap1.pri, whole genome shotgun sequence encodes:
- the acp6 gene encoding lysophosphatidic acid phosphatase type 6 translates to MRTLWTKVGVFGSMSMAFGSLLWSQKKTESDQVFSSCSSADTNLASPYELKLVQVLFRHGARTPLKSIPDVIEAQWVPALLEPPAHTHINHVVTDLHGGPRPPAPVEDSYRRNILTGGTFPGQLTTVGMQQLYELGKRLRRRYIEETGYLTPTFSPAEVYVRSTNIVRTIESAKCLVAGLFQQKQKEIVPIVTTGAESEILYPNYHGCKLLKILGSHRWAESSTLPDIAADLQSIQNALGIAAHQPVDFILIRDDMVARETHGLPCPPVLNTWRNTVEQRAVDMMCHIYEPSKRENLQLCVGPLLNMLLFNIEEKLQGTTSEPNRKLFLYSAHDTTLIPCLMAMGIFDMKWPPYAADITLELHQHRQTNEAFIKVSYLGQDHLLPGCSGVYCPLQEFKQALSAYSLSSELYQSLCNSTEGMTEP, encoded by the exons ATGAGGACTCTTTGGACCAAGGTAGGTGTGTTTGGTTCGATGTCCATGGCTTTTGGCTCATTGCTGTGGTCACAGAAGAAGACTGAGTCGGACCAGGTTTTTTCCAGTTGCTCCTCTGCTGACACAAATCTCGCTTCTCCCTATGAACTGAAACTTGTCCAAGTCCTTTTCCGACATGGTGCTCGAACTCCGCTTAAATCAATACCTGATGTGATAGAG GCTCAATGGGTGCCAGCCCTGTTGGAGCCTCCAGCGCACACCCACATCAACCATGTAGTGACAGATCTTCATGGTGGCCCCAGGCCCCCAGCTCCTGTAGAAGACAGCTACCGGAGAAACATACTGACC GGTGGTACATTCCCTGGTCAGCTGACAACAGTGGGCATGCAGCAGCTGTATGAGCTGGGCAAGAGGCTGAGGAGGAGATACATTGAGGAGACTGGCTACCTCACCCCCACCTTCAGTCCAGCTGAGGTCTA tGTGCGCTCCACTAACATTGTGAGGACCATTGAATCTGCCAAGTGCCTAGTCGCAGGACTCTtccagcaaaaacaaaaag AAATTGTACCTATAGTAACAACGGGGGCGGAATCTGAAATCCTGTATCCTAACTACCATGGATGCAAGCTGCTCAAAATCCTTGGCAG CCACCGTTGGGCAGAGTCGTCCACTCTGCCAGACATTGCAGCGGACCTGCAGAGCATCCAGAATGCACTGGGCATCGCTGCTCACCAGCCCGTAGACTTCATCCTCATTAGGGACGACATGGTTGCCAGAGAG ACACACGGCCTCCCCTGCCCACCAGTGCTGAACACCTGGAGAAACACAGTGGAACAGAGAGCTGTGGACATGATGTGCCACATCTATGAACCCAGCAAGAG GGAGAACTTGCAGCTGTGTGTGGGACCCCTCCTGAACATGTTGTTATTCAACATTGAGGAGAAACTACAGGGCACGACTTCAGAGCCAAACAG gaagttgttCTTGTATTCCGCACACGACACCACTCTGATACCCTGTCTGATGGCTATGGGGATTTTTGATATGAAATGGCCTCCGTATGCAGCTGATATCACTCTGGAGCTGCACCAACACCGGCAGACCAATGAGGCCTTCATTAAAGTGTCATACTTAGGCCAG GATCATCTTCTTCCAGGCTGTAGTGGAGTCTACTGCCCCCTGCAGGAGTTCAAGCAGGCCCTGTCAGCATACTCCCTCAGCTCTGAACTCTACCAGTCACTTTGTAACAGCACAGAGGGCATGACCGAGCCCTGA